The genomic interval TCACCCAGTTTTTATTTATTAGTTGACTTGTAAGCTTTCTGTGGAATCAGAAAAGCTATACGCATATACACTTAGCGCATGGGATTTAACCTGACACCGATGGTTAGAAATTTATTGCTACTGAATGTAGTAATATTTATTCTGCAAAAATCGGAATTATCATTTATGGCATATCTGCCGCTTAGGCCTCTCCAGTCAGATTTTTTCATGCCACACCAGCTGCTCACCTATATGTTTCTGCATGATACTTCTGGCTGGAGGCATATTTTGAGTAACATGATCGGACTGGTCATATTTGGCCCTTTACTGGAACAATTCTGGGGGCCTAAGCGCTTCCTGTTTTTTTATTTATTTACGGGAATAGGAGCTGGTGTGCTTCATTCGGGAGTTACTTATTACGAAGTAAACCAGATCCGGGAAGCGACTGAAATATATTTACAAGACCCAACTCCCGGAAAATTTGTATCTTACATCAGTAAGTATGCTTCTCAATTGTATACCAATAATTTTGAGTTTATCAACAACTTTGAGGAGAATCCTTCTAACCCACAGATTATCCAGGAAACTAAGAACTTTGTCAGACAATATTATAGTGAGCGTTCAAGTATTCCTACTATGGGAGCATCAGGTGCCGTATTTGGAATTCTGATGGCATTTGGCTTACTTTTTCCGAATACGGAAATATTATTGTATTTTCTTTTTCCAGTAAAGGCTA from Rhodocytophaga rosea carries:
- a CDS encoding rhomboid family intramembrane serine protease, yielding MVRNLLLLNVVIFILQKSELSFMAYLPLRPLQSDFFMPHQLLTYMFLHDTSGWRHILSNMIGLVIFGPLLEQFWGPKRFLFFYLFTGIGAGVLHSGVTYYEVNQIREATEIYLQDPTPGKFVSYISKYASQLYTNNFEFINNFEENPSNPQIIQETKNFVRQYYSERSSIPTMGASGAVFGILMAFGLLFPNTEILLYFLFPVKAKYIVALYGIYEVFAGFQQAPGDSVAHFAHIGGMLFAYILVKHWGSQRNKFY